The DNA window GAGCGGAATAAAATACTCTTTTATGCTTTCGGGAATGAACGGTTTGGAGTGAGCTGAAACTGATTCGACAGAATCGACGGCTGCCGGCTCAGGTAAATTGTCTTCAGTCCTGACAGGAGTTTCTTCCTTCGGCGATAAAATTTTTATCTGTTCTTTCGTTATCGGACCTCTGAGATACGAAAGCGCCCATCTCGTCTTAAAAAGTTTGGGTTTTTCTTCGTGAATATTTCTCATCAAAAAGACCCTTTTGCCTATGCCGGATATCAGGTTCGATATCTCGTTTTTTGTCATCTGAAAATCCGAAGCCGAACTTTCAAGACCTTCGAGCAGTTTTTCCTTATCTCTCGCAGTTTGAAGTTTTCCAATAAACCATGTGCCTATGTTTGACAGACCTTTGTAATCAATGTCCGCGGGATTTTGAGTCGCCAAAACCACTCCCAGGCCGAAAGCGCGAGCTTGTTTCAGCAAAGACATCAATGGCGGTTTGGACGGAGGATTCGCCACGGGGGGAAAATATCCAAATACCTCGTCCATGTAAAATATTACTCTCAAACTGGATGTGCCTTCCTGCGATCTGGTCCACTCAAGAAGGCTGGTCAGAAAAAGAGAAACAAAAAACATTCTTTCTGAATCATTGAGATGAGATATCGAAAAAATACTCACGCGCGGTTTTCCGTTCTGTCCGTACAGATATTTTTCAATTTCCAGAGGGTTGCCTTGCGTCCAAGCGGAAAAAACCGGCGAAGCCAGAATGTTGTTGAACTTCATCGACAGTGCAAACCTGTCTTTGGAAGGGAAAAAAGATTCAACACTCACTACGCCGACGTTCGTCATCGGAGGTTTTTGAATGGACCTAATAATTGTTTCCAGGCTCATGTCCTCTTTATTACTCCAATAATAATCGAATATGTTTGTTAAAAGAATGTGTTCTCTGCTGTTCAAAGGATCTGCTTCAATACCGACGAGATTTAAAAGTCCCGTGACCGTGGAATTAATCTTTTCTGCGAGAAATTCACGGTCGGATGCTGTTTTTTCGCCTGGTGCCTGAAAAGATTTCAGAAAAGAAACCGGATAACCGGCACTGCTTCCCGGCGTATATATTCTGAACTCCGCTGAATCTTTCAAGAGTTTGATTCTTTCAGGATTCTGCCCCCATTCTGAAATGCCTTTTCTCCAAACGTCCGCCTGCTTTTCAGCAAAATCTTTTTCTGTCATTTGTTCTTTTCTGGCCTCGTCATAATTTATCCAAGGTAAAAAATCTTCGGTTTTCAAATCGGGAAAAGTGAGTAGAAGATTTGAGATGTCTCCCTTCGGATCGATCACCAGCGCAGGTATGCCGTCAATGGCTGCTTCTTCAAGCAGCGTCACGCACAATCCTGTTTTCCCGCTTCCTGTCATTCCAAGGCATACGGCATGCGTTACTAAATCTCTTGAATCGTACAGTAAAAAACCGTCCGTAGTTTTTTGATTTTTTGTGTCGAATTCTTTTCCCAAATAAAAAAGACCCAACTTTTCAAAATCCTGCATAATAAACTCCATTTTATGAAAACATTCAAAAACATTATATCATGCAAAAAGAAAATCCGACTTCTTAACTTTGCACCGAACAAAATCGCATTTGCATAAAAACCGATTGTTTTGTTTAATTATATAAACACAAGAAAAGGAGTATCCATGAGATATTTGTACTTGGTTCTAATAATATTGTTTTTTTGTACAATCATCGTGTTCGCTGTTCAAAACAGAGAAACCGTGACGCTTTCCTTTCTGGGGTGGAAGACAACTTTGCCTTTGGCTTTTCAGGTCATCATAGTATATTTTCTTGGAATGCTGACCGGTGGAAGCGTCATCGCGTTTTTAAAAAAATCCTTTGAGGGCTTCAAAAAACCTAAGGACAAACCGGAGAAGTGATATACTCTTTCAGAAGCGTCAAAGTATTTTCAATACCCTCTATGTGAGTTCTTTCGTAGCCATGCGAAGCTGAAACCCCCGGACCAACCAGTCCGTGCCTAATGTCGAATCCGGCACGCAAAGCCGCGTCAGCATCTGAACCGTAATAAGGATATATATCAACCGCGTAGTTCAGATTTTTTTCCTTCGCAATTTCCAGCAACTTAGATGTAATTCCGTAATCGTATGGTCCGCTCGAATCTTTCGCGCATATCGATACTTTAAATTCGTCGGTCTCGAGGTCATCTCCCACCGCCCCCATATCTACTGAGATCATCTCGACGGTGTCTTCAGGCAATCCTGAAGAGGCTCCGTGACCAACTTCTTCGAAAGTAGTGAACAGCAAATACACTTTTCTTTCCGGTGTGACTTTTTTTTCTTTGACGTATTTCGCAAGAGCCAGCAAAATCCCGGTACTCGCTTTATCGTCAAGGTGTCTGCTTTTTATGAAACCGCTCCCGGTTTGCACGGTTCTCGGATCGAAAGTGATAAAATCACCTGCTTTTATACCCAAAGCGCAAAGATCTTCTTTATTCTTTACTTTTTCGTCTACGACTACTTCAAGATTTGAATCGTCTCTTTTTACTTCTCCGACGTTTCTGTTGACGTGCACGGATGATTTTATCAATTGAACAGTGCCCGGAAAAGATTTCCCGTTACGTGTGTGAATGGTGCAATTTTCACCCTCGATGAAATTCTCGGGATATCCTCCTATCTTCGTCAGCCTGAGTCTTCCATTAGGTTTTAAAGCGCGTACCATTGCGCCTAGCGTGTCTATGTGTGCGGCTAAAACGAGAGAGTCTCCTGAACCGCCAATATTAGTTATAACAGACTTCTTGTTCGTGTAGACTGATTCAAATCCCGTAGCGCTCAATTCGTCGAAAATATACTTTTCTATGTTTTTCGTGAATCCTGAAGGGCTAGGTATTTTGCACAGTTCAATAATTTTTTTTACTGCGTAATCAGTGTATTCCTTCAAAAAACCTCCCCAAAAAGCAGGTCATAAAATCGCCGGTTCGAATAGAGAAAACAATGAATCATCTGACTACTATGAATTTGTCTCCTGAATAACTGTTTCCCGAGGTCACTCTGTAAAAATAAGTTCCGGAAGAAACCAGTTCGCCTCTGTCGTTTCTGCCGTCCCACTCTATGGCGTATCTTCCGGGTGTTTGCTCTCCCTCGTACAATTTTATAACTTCTCTTCCGGTCAAATCGTAAACAGAAACCTCGACGAACGAAAAACTTCCCAAAGCATAAGAAATCAATATCCTGCCGAACGTCGGATTTGGGTACGCCCTGAATACTTCAAAACCTCCGTTATATACCGGTACTTCAGGTTCTTCAGCGCCGGTTAATCCCGATGAAAGCGCAACGGAAACGTCGTCGAAATAATACCCTTCGGCGTTGTCGACCGGATTTGAGAAAAACAGCCAGCACAAAAGGACATCGCCCTCGTAGTCCAGCACGAAATCCTGTCTCTGCCACGAGGATTGACTGCCGGTGTATATCGAATCGTACGGAGCGTAAGCCCATTTTCCCGTGTATCCCTGAACCGGATTGACAAGTATCCAAGTTGAACCGGCGTCTGTCGAGATCTGGACCTGAACTTTGTCCTTGTTGTCATATATCTCATATTTATGCCAGAAACTTAATTCACTTCCGCGCGATATGGTCAGCGTCGGAGTGACAACCCTGGAATTCACTACTGAATTCGCGTAAGTCCATATATTCTCAACACCGCTGTACATCGAATTTACAGGACTGTTCGAAGAATGCTGTGTGACGTGCCAGCAAGAAGGGCCGGAAAAAGTCCAATCCGCTATGGTTCCTTCGAAATCTTCTGTGAAAGCGTCCCCGATATAGACAGTGAATGTGTCGTAAAAAACATCGAGACTTTCGGTTTTAAGTTCGAACACCAAATCTATGTATGAAGGTTCGGGGCAATTCTCGGATATTGAAATTGAAAACTGCCTGTATAATTCCACTGTTGATCCCGAATTAATGCTTTGAATGTTTTCAGAGGAATCCAGGACGGTCGCATAAGGATTCGAACATCTTAGTTTGACAGCGGGATTGACAGCGTCTGCGCTTCCGTTGTTTCTGATAACAGGCGTCAGAAGCATGGTGTCGCCCGGACCCGCTGTTTGAGGGCCTTTCAGATATGTAAAATCAATCTCAGGCGAGTTTACTGATATCTCGAATGAGCTTTGCCAGGAACTGTCGTTCTGGTCAAAACAGACAAGATCGATGACGAAATTTGTTCCGTCAAAAATGTTGTTGTGAACTTGAAAAGCCGCGCTGTTCGAAGACGAAGTTGTGTCCAAAGGATTTATGTCGCCGAACATCATAGTGTCGGGAGAAAAGACAATCCCCGTCTCAGAACAGGACAAAACTCCTCTGACTCCGTTTGCCGTCTGCGAACCGAAATTCGACACGTTAAGCTTCACTGAATAATTACAGCCTGTATTTATCTGGCCGTTCTGATAACCGCCCTGAAGGGTTTCTATGCCTGTGAAAGCTATGAAGGACGAAGAACTCGTCACGATTATCGTGTCCAAAAAAGCTCTGCAGTCCTGCGCTGTGACCGTCAAAACTGCGTCCGTCGCTGATACGAAATTACAATTGATGACGGCGTTTCCTGAGGCATCCGTGAAAGCGCGGTATTTTAAATCCTGATCGTCTTTATCGGACAAACAGCATAAAGCTCCTGAAACAGGACCTCTTGCGGAAACAACCGACACAGTGTACTGAACCGGTCCGAGGTTGACAACAGGATTATTTGATACGTTCAATCCCGAAGGTTCCATTGAATAAATGGGAGTCTCAGGGTCCGCGAAAAGGTTCAGTTCAGTGACGCACCAGTGCTCCCCCTGACTCATACCCGGAACCATTCTGTCCTTGCTCAGACCGTGCGCAGCGCCAATGTTCCAAGTCTGATCTACAAAAATAACTTCCGCGAGCCAAATGCAAAGCCATTCGGAAGGGCCGAAAGAAGGAGGAGAGCCCCAGCCGTACCTTGCGTTGAACTGAACGGCTATGGCTCCGCCGTTTGCGGCGTTAAAAAGTTTTTCTCCCATACATTCATTGTTGTCGAACCATCCGGGTTCGCAAGCCATGGAATGTATTACTCCGAGTTTCGAGCCATTCGTAGTCGTCGAAGCGGTTGAACCGTTCAACATTGCGCCTCCCGGTTCGTACCAGTAAACTCCGTCAATGTTTCCGTGTCCAGCCAACTGACACCAGGCATAACCCTGACTGAATGAATCCGGGAAACCCTGTGGAAAAGACAAAGTGTCAGTCTGATACATTTTATTGTGCTGCCAGGCGACGGGAAGACAGTTGTCGGTGATGTAATTGCAAACTCTGTTACCGTAATAATTTACATTCGGCCAAAGACCGGCTCCAGCCATGAGCGATCTTTCATGATAACCGGTTGACGGATTTCTCTCGTACTCAATGACTTTATCAGTCCATCTTTGAACTTCGGAAGCGGAATTGAGTGGAAACCTGCCAACATATACATCGCTGTACCAGTCACAGCCGTCTCCGCTGTATTCTCCGTATATGTGATTCCCATTGGCGTCCCAGTTCGAAGCGTAAGGAACAACGTCCGAAAAATACAAGTCGGCAGGCGTATTTTCCGTTGTCGAGTAATTCCTTATGGGGATTATTCTCGCTCCGAGATTGTCGTAATCCCCAGCCAGAACTAAATAAATGAGACCGTGATTCTGATGCATGTCCTGGATAAAGTTCCTTATTTTTTCCATGTTGTCGTAACCGCTGTAATTGGCATAAATCCATTCTGCAGAAACGACTGAAGAAGAAAATCCCTTTCTCGACTTCCATTCCAGAAGTTCATCGAATTCTCCGGCGAGGTTCTGGGGTGTCACTATTATGTATTCGTTCGCAGAATCCCTGAGTTCCTTTACCAAAGGCCTGAATGCTGCAGCGTCCAAGGGATTTTCGACAATATTTTCCACGTCTCTTATGAAAATCCGTGACTGATTTTCCGTCAGGAAAATATTTTCTCCGAGTCCTTCATCATAATGGATGACGACCTGACAATCGTTGAGAAAATAAAGTTCTCCGGTCACTGGATTAAACTTGAACGGACACAATTCAAAACCGCATATGGCAAAACCGGATTTGTTGCCGGTTGAAAATCCCCCTATGGTCGCATCCGGCGTAAACGCGTCTTTTGAATATATTTCGGGATTTTCAGGTACGAAAGTAAAATATTCACCTGCTCTCACGAATCCCTGGGAAGGGAAAATCCTGTAATTGCCAAGGTACAACCAATTCTCGTCCATTGTTTCAACTTTCCTGACTACAGAACCCGTCGGGATACTGTACTGGAGTTTCAACGCGGGAAGAGAAGGAGATCCTTTTTCAGCCGACACAAAACCGTCACTCATTTCAATAATACTTCTGCCTTCAATTTCCCTTATCGAATAATCATTATCCCCAAAAAATAGATTGTATTTCAGTACCCCCGAATTAATTGAAGAAAACGTCAAAAGGGTTAAAATCGCCGAGGCTAATATCAGTTTCAAAATTTTCTCCTTGGTAATTGATTATCTGATCAGAATAAGTTTCTCTCCGGCACTAAAAGATCCTGCTGTCATTCTGTAAAAATACGTCCCGCTTCCGACGAATTGACCGAATTCATCCCTGCCGTCCCATTCGGACCTGTAAGTGCCCGGCTTCAGGACAGCATCGACTAATGTCCTGACAATTCTTCCTGAAACATCATAAACAGAAACGCTGACCATTGATTCCTCTCCGATGCTGTAAGCTATTACCGCGCGGTTTCTCATGGGATTGGGATATATTCTGTTTATAGCAAACACATACGCACGTTCCACCGGAGTCTCTTCTTCTTCGGCACCCACAAATCCCGAACCAAGAGACAGAGTTACATCGTCAAAATAATAACCTTCTGCGGATATCGTCGGATTCGAGAAGAAAAGCCATGATAATTTCATCGTACCTTCTCCGTAAAGCCTTATGTTCTGTTCCTGCCATGCGGTCTGGGAACCGGTGTAAATTGAATCGTAAGGAGCGTAAGCCCAGGCACCCGTATAGCCTTCTTCGGGATTTATCAGAGTCCAGATCGTTCCTCCGTCTGTGCTGTATTGAAGCTGAACTTTGTCATAATTGTTGGCCATTTCGTAACGATGCCAAAAGGACAGAACGCTGTTGCTGACGTAATGAAGATCCGGGGAGATTACTCTTGAATTGGCCACAGAATTCGAATATTGCCATGAGTTTTCGTTGCCGCAATACATGGATTTAACCGGACTGTGGCTTGCATGCTCTGTAACGTGCCAGGACGAAGGTCCGGAATGGGACCAGGTTGGCCCTCCCGTCTCAAAATCTTCAGCAAAAGCGACGCCAGCCCCAATCGTAAATGTGTCTGAAAAAACCATTCCTCCCTGAGAACGGGCAGTCAATATCATTTCCGCAAAACGTCCCTGGGGACACGATGGAGCAACTATAATTCTGAAAGCACTGTCCAAAATCACTTCTTCCTGGCTCAACAGACTGTCTATTAAAGCATGCGAATCAGGAACCGAAAAGTAGGAGTCATTAATTTCACATGAAAATTCGATTTCATAAGCCGTTCCGGAGCCAGAATTCTTCAGACCGGCAGAAATTCTGAAGTCGTTTCCGGGTTCGATTGTTTCAGGTCCCCCGAGAGATGAGACTGAAAGGTCAGGAGAGTTCGACATAACAATTACTTGACTCGTCCATTCAGAATCGTTTGAATCGAAGCATCGAATCTCGAATAACACCGAAGTGCTGTCAGGGATTGAATTCGATAATAATATTCCCAGGGTCTGCGTTGTCTGGGTTGTGTCCATTGAGTTAATTGAACCGTAATTTACAGTGTCGTTGAGAATTGTAACATTTGGGTCGGAACTTGTCAGATACCCCAAAACATTTTGCGCGGTGACCCCGCCCCAATTAGAGACCTGAAGCGTGAGAGAATATGTCTGTCCGGGATTAAACTGTCCGTTGCTGTTTCCACCCGTCGTGTCACTGATGTGAGAAAAGACTACAAAAGGTAACGAGGCTGGTACGACCATGAGTTTTCTCGTGTATCTGTAAAAATTCTGAGATATAACGGCTAACTTGATTGTGTCGCCTGCATTTTGAGGTTCTATGGAGTAAAATTCAAGCGATCCGGTCCCTTCTCCCCTTCCGATCACGTTTGCCCCCCTGGAAAACGCCACAATGCTTCCTGCGGGAGCCTCAACGGCGAAAGAATCAACTCCTGCCAATACTGCGTCAGGGTGTGTGACTGTGAGATGCTGGGGCACTTCAGAACACATTCTCATGTAAGGGTCGCCAAAATGATGCATGAGATGATAAGTTACCGGTTTTGATGTTGAACCGCACCAGCTTGAATAACTAAGATAATATTTGGCATACATCATAGCCCATCCCGGTCTGACGTCAGCTTCACTGCCTGACCCCTGATTGGGATCGAACCAGGGCCAGAGATAATCATATAATCCCCAAGCGTAGACATCGTTGACAAAAGAATATGATACTTCGGAGGCGGCGTTTACTCCCACTGCGCCTTTTTCCGTGATTCTGTGAAATCTTTCGGCAAAAACTTCGCTCGAGTTATTGTATTTTCCTGTCAAGCAGTTAGTAGACATCACAAAAGGATATTTATTTGGAAGGTTTTGAAGCTGATTTATGTTGCTTATATTAAAACCAGGCTCACCCCACCCGTCCACACTTCCGTGATCCCTGTGCTGAAGCATAAAAGCACCAGAG is part of the candidate division WOR-3 bacterium genome and encodes:
- a CDS encoding T9SS type A sorting domain-containing protein, with protein sequence MKYLLQVLLMIIITTSTVNSQAISQTNRRDIMRLDISRSDITGLDMNFVLGFFEIADFEADGIIYQEVSASGIVLPGEPGKPGFPAFSKVIAVPKGAEVMLNVSSAETEIYEGVLPVPAFEIPSDNDDSPLRYIPDSEIYLGNKTYPSQNVFISEKWSLRGVDLVTITVMPFSWNSESEILTVYNKIDFSVSFSGGQGKIGEDRLRTQNWDRVLRSLIINYSDLPKIDYAARTALVSSDSKNNAEFIILVPDDSIFIVWAESIRDFRIEEGIITQVFTLTDIGGSTSTIIDNFISDAYYNWTIPPEAVLILSDYPASGKDYGITSPMYNSYCVSDNIYADVDGDNLPDMAIGRICAQNEDQLREMITKDFELERNPTTEALFYDNPISACGWQYERWFQLCAEVIWGFWDKSLSKDPVRVYAIYQAPNPAPGMAWSSAAYTSTVVNYFNALGYIEMTVPNGINWYGTAADIVNSVNSGAFMLQHRDHGSVDGWGEPGFNISNINQLQNLPNKYPFVMSTNCLTGKYNNSSEVFAERFHRITEKGAVGVNAASEVSYSFVNDVYAWGLYDYLWPWFDPNQGSGSEADVRPGWAMMYAKYYLSYSSWCGSTSKPVTYHLMHHFGDPYMRMCSEVPQHLTVTHPDAVLAGVDSFAVEAPAGSIVAFSRGANVIGRGEGTGSLEFYSIEPQNAGDTIKLAVISQNFYRYTRKLMVVPASLPFVVFSHISDTTGGNSNGQFNPGQTYSLTLQVSNWGGVTAQNVLGYLTSSDPNVTILNDTVNYGSINSMDTTQTTQTLGILLSNSIPDSTSVLFEIRCFDSNDSEWTSQVIVMSNSPDLSVSSLGGPETIEPGNDFRISAGLKNSGSGTAYEIEFSCEINDSYFSVPDSHALIDSLLSQEEVILDSAFRIIVAPSCPQGRFAEMILTARSQGGMVFSDTFTIGAGVAFAEDFETGGPTWSHSGPSSWHVTEHASHSPVKSMYCGNENSWQYSNSVANSRVISPDLHYVSNSVLSFWHRYEMANNYDKVQLQYSTDGGTIWTLINPEEGYTGAWAYAPYDSIYTGSQTAWQEQNIRLYGEGTMKLSWLFFSNPTISAEGYYFDDVTLSLGSGFVGAEEEETPVERAYVFAINRIYPNPMRNRAVIAYSIGEESMVSVSVYDVSGRIVRTLVDAVLKPGTYRSEWDGRDEFGQFVGSGTYFYRMTAGSFSAGEKLILIR
- a CDS encoding DUF1049 domain-containing protein — its product is MRYLYLVLIILFFCTIIVFAVQNRETVTLSFLGWKTTLPLAFQVIIVYFLGMLTGGSVIAFLKKSFEGFKKPKDKPEK
- a CDS encoding M42 family metallopeptidase — encoded protein: MKEYTDYAVKKIIELCKIPSPSGFTKNIEKYIFDELSATGFESVYTNKKSVITNIGGSGDSLVLAAHIDTLGAMVRALKPNGRLRLTKIGGYPENFIEGENCTIHTRNGKSFPGTVQLIKSSVHVNRNVGEVKRDDSNLEVVVDEKVKNKEDLCALGIKAGDFITFDPRTVQTGSGFIKSRHLDDKASTGILLALAKYVKEKKVTPERKVYLLFTTFEEVGHGASSGLPEDTVEMISVDMGAVGDDLETDEFKVSICAKDSSGPYDYGITSKLLEIAKEKNLNYAVDIYPYYGSDADAALRAGFDIRHGLVGPGVSASHGYERTHIEGIENTLTLLKEYITSPVCP
- a CDS encoding ATP-binding protein, which encodes MQDFEKLGLFYLGKEFDTKNQKTTDGFLLYDSRDLVTHAVCLGMTGSGKTGLCVTLLEEAAIDGIPALVIDPKGDISNLLLTFPDLKTEDFLPWINYDEARKEQMTEKDFAEKQADVWRKGISEWGQNPERIKLLKDSAEFRIYTPGSSAGYPVSFLKSFQAPGEKTASDREFLAEKINSTVTGLLNLVGIEADPLNSREHILLTNIFDYYWSNKEDMSLETIIRSIQKPPMTNVGVVSVESFFPSKDRFALSMKFNNILASPVFSAWTQGNPLEIEKYLYGQNGKPRVSIFSISHLNDSERMFFVSLFLTSLLEWTRSQEGTSSLRVIFYMDEVFGYFPPVANPPSKPPLMSLLKQARAFGLGVVLATQNPADIDYKGLSNIGTWFIGKLQTARDKEKLLEGLESSASDFQMTKNEISNLISGIGKRVFLMRNIHEEKPKLFKTRWALSYLRGPITKEQIKILSPKEETPVRTEDNLPEPAAVDSVESVSAHSKPFIPESIKEYFIPLGESVSESGKLVYRPVILSIGRLFFKEEKSEETHEKKCIIVAPFSNINQGPEIESIKEMKLNLKDLNDKPYKEDAEFSSVPPEAFNAKFFSVSEKAIKDWAQRNVFAEIKRIPTLGEVSGIDEDERDFRIRMIQHLREKRDEEVEKLRSKYASKMTKLEERERKALHVFEKKKDEVSDQKSQSAISFGSTFIGAFLGGRRISASNLSRAASSVRSVSRVTKKNKEAGRAKENYEKILAEKKSLNTDLENDISILQKKFDSSELEVVREKIFPKKKDIFIDLTCLAWEPTK
- a CDS encoding T9SS type A sorting domain-containing protein, which gives rise to MKLILASAILTLLTFSSINSGVLKYNLFFGDNDYSIREIEGRSIIEMSDGFVSAEKGSPSLPALKLQYSIPTGSVVRKVETMDENWLYLGNYRIFPSQGFVRAGEYFTFVPENPEIYSKDAFTPDATIGGFSTGNKSGFAICGFELCPFKFNPVTGELYFLNDCQVVIHYDEGLGENIFLTENQSRIFIRDVENIVENPLDAAAFRPLVKELRDSANEYIIVTPQNLAGEFDELLEWKSRKGFSSSVVSAEWIYANYSGYDNMEKIRNFIQDMHQNHGLIYLVLAGDYDNLGARIIPIRNYSTTENTPADLYFSDVVPYASNWDANGNHIYGEYSGDGCDWYSDVYVGRFPLNSASEVQRWTDKVIEYERNPSTGYHERSLMAGAGLWPNVNYYGNRVCNYITDNCLPVAWQHNKMYQTDTLSFPQGFPDSFSQGYAWCQLAGHGNIDGVYWYEPGGAMLNGSTASTTTNGSKLGVIHSMACEPGWFDNNECMGEKLFNAANGGAIAVQFNARYGWGSPPSFGPSEWLCIWLAEVIFVDQTWNIGAAHGLSKDRMVPGMSQGEHWCVTELNLFADPETPIYSMEPSGLNVSNNPVVNLGPVQYTVSVVSARGPVSGALCCLSDKDDQDLKYRAFTDASGNAVINCNFVSATDAVLTVTAQDCRAFLDTIIVTSSSSFIAFTGIETLQGGYQNGQINTGCNYSVKLNVSNFGSQTANGVRGVLSCSETGIVFSPDTMMFGDINPLDTTSSSNSAAFQVHNNIFDGTNFVIDLVCFDQNDSSWQSSFEISVNSPEIDFTYLKGPQTAGPGDTMLLTPVIRNNGSADAVNPAVKLRCSNPYATVLDSSENIQSINSGSTVELYRQFSISISENCPEPSYIDLVFELKTESLDVFYDTFTVYIGDAFTEDFEGTIADWTFSGPSCWHVTQHSSNSPVNSMYSGVENIWTYANSVVNSRVVTPTLTISRGSELSFWHKYEIYDNKDKVQVQISTDAGSTWILVNPVQGYTGKWAYAPYDSIYTGSQSSWQRQDFVLDYEGDVLLCWLFFSNPVDNAEGYYFDDVSVALSSGLTGAEEPEVPVYNGGFEVFRAYPNPTFGRILISYALGSFSFVEVSVYDLTGREVIKLYEGEQTPGRYAIEWDGRNDRGELVSSGTYFYRVTSGNSYSGDKFIVVR